One Armatimonadota bacterium genomic window carries:
- a CDS encoding ABC transporter substrate-binding protein, producing the protein MKIGGRNLNLLALGILFAGALVGCNGGGGTDSNSSGASGGNTASNDSGAGARKMPTAEGFKVEGDTIDIGVAASISGDSKPWGDDELAGCQLAADEANAAGGINGKKIKLVVEDTASKPDQAKLAAEKLLGQKVVGIVGEVSSGNTIQIAKSAFDKGVPVVAVGATRTDLTNEGAHVFRVCYTDAFQGPVMATFAFDKLKLKKVAIITDNFLPYSQGLSASFKDKFLALGGEVVDEETYESGGKQVPDFQAVLTNIAKANPDGIFMSGYFPEVGPLAKQARAAGIKATFMGGDGWDSDTILTGGGDAIIGGYFCNHYNNLDQAPEVQDFLKKWRAKHGGSDPSTTMGALGYDAMALTIDALKRAKSLDSRSLIDALENTENFKGVSGTITLKGMNGNPPKKAIVVQVTAKNGSNWQKYAVSYTPDQIK; encoded by the coding sequence GTGAAAATCGGGGGACGAAATCTTAACCTACTCGCGCTTGGAATTCTTTTCGCAGGCGCTCTCGTCGGATGTAATGGCGGTGGCGGCACCGATAGCAACAGTTCAGGTGCTAGCGGAGGCAACACGGCCAGCAACGACAGCGGCGCGGGTGCACGAAAGATGCCCACCGCTGAAGGCTTCAAGGTCGAGGGTGATACCATCGACATCGGCGTTGCCGCGAGCATTTCGGGCGACAGCAAGCCGTGGGGCGATGACGAGCTAGCCGGATGCCAGCTCGCCGCCGACGAGGCCAATGCGGCTGGTGGAATCAACGGCAAGAAGATCAAGCTGGTTGTCGAAGACACCGCTTCCAAGCCCGACCAGGCCAAGCTGGCCGCTGAAAAGCTTCTTGGACAAAAGGTCGTCGGCATCGTCGGTGAAGTCTCGAGCGGTAACACGATTCAGATCGCCAAGTCGGCCTTCGACAAAGGCGTTCCCGTCGTCGCCGTCGGCGCGACCCGAACCGACCTCACCAACGAAGGCGCTCACGTCTTCCGCGTTTGCTACACCGACGCCTTCCAAGGCCCGGTCATGGCCACGTTCGCTTTCGATAAGCTCAAGCTGAAGAAGGTTGCCATCATCACCGACAACTTCCTTCCCTACTCGCAGGGCCTCAGCGCCAGCTTCAAGGACAAGTTCCTTGCTCTCGGCGGCGAAGTCGTTGACGAAGAAACCTACGAATCGGGCGGCAAGCAGGTCCCCGACTTCCAAGCGGTTCTCACCAACATTGCCAAGGCCAATCCCGACGGAATCTTTATGAGCGGCTACTTCCCCGAAGTCGGCCCGCTTGCCAAGCAGGCCCGCGCCGCTGGCATCAAGGCGACCTTTATGGGTGGCGACGGCTGGGATAGCGACACGATCCTTACCGGTGGCGGCGACGCAATCATCGGCGGATACTTCTGCAACCACTACAACAACTTGGACCAGGCGCCCGAAGTTCAGGACTTCCTGAAGAAGTGGCGCGCCAAGCACGGCGGCAGCGATCCCTCGACCACGATGGGCGCCCTCGGTTACGACGCGATGGCCCTGACGATCGACGCTCTGAAGCGGGCTAAGAGCCTTGACTCGCGATCCTTGATTGATGCGCTTGAGAACACCGAGAACTTCAAGGGCGTGTCCGGCACCATCACCCTCAAGGGTATGAACGGCAACCCGCCAAAGAAGGCGATCGTCGTGCAAGTCACCGCGAAGAACGGCTCGAACTGGCAGAAGTACGCCGTCAGCTACACTCCCGATCAAATCAAATAG
- a CDS encoding PDZ domain-containing protein, with product MLTALPLLLAAHASKQAISECPFKMVNTAFIVDAEVNKKKVSLMFDTGFGGWTVLDDSINLGKPDGKMTLQDFVGLMEVPTVTIKSLRLGTMDLPLDESSKAVLTPPSGYTEAFGTHCDGIMGFSVIKNTITEINFEKSKFVFYPQSFDITKKVPDNKRTFLVKMLPQGFNAVELAVKTAEGKSMHLALDTGNSFYATTHKEVLDRVGIWPISRKPNFMTAAGVASGVVDSWYVRMPKLTIFGVPVESSIWDVIDLPSSSSDSDGTVGFGFLKNFNIIIDYDRRYVWLENFTGKVSDDEVGGIGMDVFWDQGRKGYVVYHVQEGSPAAKAGVKKGDIMIGVDGDEALNIGFDRMRAKLEGPPGSKVKIAMSRRGELYRAEVERVLLINDPKG from the coding sequence ATGTTGACCGCTCTTCCCCTATTGCTGGCCGCGCACGCCTCGAAGCAGGCAATCAGCGAGTGTCCCTTTAAGATGGTGAATACCGCCTTTATTGTGGATGCCGAGGTGAATAAGAAGAAGGTCTCGCTGATGTTCGACACCGGCTTCGGCGGATGGACGGTTCTCGACGACAGCATCAATCTCGGTAAGCCGGACGGGAAGATGACTCTGCAGGACTTTGTCGGTCTGATGGAAGTTCCCACGGTGACGATCAAGTCGCTTCGATTGGGAACGATGGACTTGCCACTGGATGAGTCATCGAAAGCGGTTTTGACGCCGCCAAGCGGCTACACCGAGGCGTTTGGTACCCACTGCGACGGCATCATGGGCTTCTCGGTCATCAAGAACACGATCACTGAAATCAACTTTGAGAAGAGCAAGTTTGTGTTCTATCCGCAATCGTTCGACATCACGAAAAAGGTGCCGGACAATAAGCGAACGTTTTTGGTGAAGATGCTTCCACAAGGCTTCAACGCCGTCGAGTTGGCGGTAAAGACGGCGGAAGGGAAGTCGATGCACCTTGCCCTCGACACCGGCAACTCGTTTTACGCAACGACCCACAAAGAGGTTTTAGACCGGGTCGGCATTTGGCCGATCTCGCGCAAGCCGAACTTTATGACGGCGGCGGGCGTGGCATCAGGCGTTGTGGACTCGTGGTACGTTCGAATGCCGAAGCTCACCATTTTCGGTGTGCCGGTGGAGTCGTCGATTTGGGATGTGATCGACCTGCCTTCGAGCTCTTCGGATTCGGACGGAACGGTCGGATTCGGGTTCCTGAAGAACTTCAATATCATCATTGACTATGATCGACGCTACGTTTGGCTGGAGAACTTTACCGGCAAGGTGAGCGATGACGAAGTTGGCGGCATCGGCATGGACGTCTTTTGGGACCAAGGCCGGAAGGGCTACGTGGTGTACCACGTCCAGGAAGGCAGTCCGGCCGCGAAGGCGGGCGTCAAGAAGGGCGACATTATGATCGGCGTTGACGGAGACGAGGCGTTGAACATCGGTTTCGACCGAATGCGGGCAAAGCTTGAGGGCCCTCCAGGATCAAAGGTGAAGATCGCCATGTCCCGACGAGGCGAGCTTTATCGGGCCGAAGTCGAACGCGTTTTGCTGATCAACGACCCGAAAGGCTAG
- a CDS encoding cation:dicarboxylase symporter family transporter — protein sequence MKCPLRMAPDSSRSRPRSTLVTLVFWRRFGQNSASMDTGHAEPLETTAKKNWYTRVPLYIKIIIALVLGAILGLIAPGQGWDMEKLKWISDLVLRMLRTLATPLIFSAVLGSIIGANITGKKAGRLMWLLISNSVVAIVIGLVVANVLQPGQHLRDHMTQGAASNKEPYNLWQHLFDSIPSDFITPFQKNDIISILVLAIALGCAMRILLHSSNEQVSRSVRSLQNVLNALFQIVITVLKWVFELVPLAVFAVVARVVGSGGLGKLAAMGYWIGSVVTALALMMAFYLIRMMISSKTKPWDFLRGGSDAFAMAFSTASSAATLPVTYRCATDKLGIRPDNANMGIMVGGTFNHDGTALYEAMAALLIAQGLGQHLNISQQIVVVLMAIIASVGAAGIPEAGLVTMIAVFHAVNLPIEYIPMLLTVDWFLDRCRTTINVMGDMASTCILDAKD from the coding sequence ATGAAATGCCCCCTCAGAATGGCTCCCGACTCCTCCAGGAGCCGACCAAGATCAACTTTAGTCACACTAGTATTTTGGCGGAGATTCGGGCAGAATAGCGCAAGCATGGATACCGGCCACGCAGAACCGCTCGAAACCACCGCCAAAAAGAATTGGTACACGCGGGTCCCGCTCTATATCAAAATCATCATCGCGTTGGTTTTGGGAGCGATTCTCGGCCTCATCGCCCCTGGTCAAGGCTGGGATATGGAGAAACTGAAGTGGATCTCCGATCTCGTCCTGCGCATGCTTCGCACCCTGGCGACGCCGCTGATCTTTAGCGCTGTCCTTGGCAGCATCATCGGTGCAAACATCACCGGGAAGAAGGCGGGCCGACTCATGTGGCTGCTCATTTCCAACTCGGTCGTCGCCATCGTCATCGGCCTCGTCGTTGCCAATGTGCTTCAGCCGGGTCAGCACCTGCGCGATCACATGACCCAGGGCGCGGCGAGCAACAAAGAGCCTTACAACCTTTGGCAGCACCTCTTCGATAGCATCCCCAGCGACTTCATCACGCCGTTCCAGAAGAACGACATTATCAGCATTCTCGTCCTCGCCATCGCCTTGGGTTGTGCCATGAGAATCCTGCTCCATTCGTCAAACGAGCAGGTCTCGCGAAGCGTCCGCTCGCTGCAGAACGTCCTCAACGCCCTTTTCCAAATCGTCATCACCGTTCTCAAGTGGGTTTTTGAACTTGTACCATTGGCTGTCTTTGCCGTCGTCGCGCGGGTCGTCGGAAGCGGTGGACTCGGCAAACTTGCCGCGATGGGCTACTGGATCGGATCGGTCGTCACCGCTCTCGCCCTGATGATGGCGTTCTATCTCATTCGAATGATGATTTCGTCCAAGACCAAACCGTGGGACTTCCTCCGGGGCGGCTCCGACGCCTTCGCCATGGCCTTCTCGACCGCATCTTCTGCCGCCACGCTACCGGTCACCTATCGGTGTGCAACCGACAAGCTCGGAATTCGGCCCGATAACGCGAACATGGGAATCATGGTCGGCGGCACATTCAATCACGATGGCACCGCCCTCTACGAAGCCATGGCCGCGCTCCTAATCGCCCAAGGCCTCGGCCAGCACCTCAACATCTCTCAACAGATCGTCGTGGTTCTCATGGCCATCATCGCCAGCGTCGGCGCGGCCGGAATTCCCGAAGCCGGACTCGTCACGATGATCGCCGTTTTCCACGCGGTCAACCTACCCATCGAGTACATCCCGATGCTCCTCACAGTCGACTGGTTCCTGGATCGATGCCGAACGACCATCAATGTGATGGGCGACATGGCGTCCACGTGCATCCTCGATGCGAAAGACTAG
- a CDS encoding PilT/PilU family type 4a pilus ATPase: MIHQPYEKKDGEDKINIHASQTLADQEVDQNQFQIDSDRPSGFSKEELKSVTDYHIDDILRIALERKASDIHITVGLPPMIRLDGEIIPLPFHALTPRDARRLIYDTLTNDQLERFETKHELDFGYSVKDLARFRFNVYMQRGSVAGALRTIPTIIPPFESLGLPQVIREVSKRTSGLILVTGPTGSGKTTTIASMIDDINENYPAHILTIEDPIEYIHKHKRCMVNQRELHHDTFSLHDALRAVLREDPDIILVGELRDLETIEAALTLAETGHLVFGTLHTRNAPASVDRIVDVFPSDQQDQIRVLLGNTLEGIVAQQLLPKLGGGRIAAIEVMLGSPAIKNLIREGKTHQMYSIIEMSGASGMQTMDRSLADHYRAGIVTFEECLMRAIDKDTFARLAKGVAA, translated from the coding sequence ATGATCCATCAGCCGTACGAAAAGAAGGACGGCGAGGACAAGATCAATATCCATGCGTCCCAGACCCTTGCGGACCAAGAAGTCGACCAAAACCAATTCCAAATCGACTCCGATCGCCCGTCTGGATTCAGCAAAGAAGAGCTGAAATCGGTCACTGACTATCACATCGACGATATTCTACGCATCGCCCTCGAGCGAAAGGCTTCGGACATCCACATCACCGTCGGCCTGCCGCCGATGATCCGCTTGGATGGTGAAATCATTCCGCTTCCCTTCCATGCTCTCACGCCCCGCGATGCTCGCCGACTGATTTACGACACCCTGACCAACGACCAGTTGGAGCGATTCGAAACCAAGCATGAGCTTGACTTTGGTTACTCGGTCAAGGACCTGGCCCGTTTCCGTTTCAACGTCTATATGCAACGCGGCTCGGTCGCTGGTGCGCTTCGAACGATTCCGACCATCATTCCTCCGTTCGAAAGCCTCGGCTTGCCTCAGGTCATCCGCGAGGTTTCCAAGCGAACGTCCGGCCTTATCCTTGTCACCGGTCCTACCGGCTCCGGTAAGACGACCACGATCGCCTCGATGATCGACGACATCAACGAGAACTATCCGGCTCACATTCTCACCATCGAAGACCCGATCGAATACATCCACAAGCACAAGCGATGTATGGTCAACCAACGCGAACTGCACCACGACACCTTCTCGCTCCACGACGCGCTCCGTGCCGTGCTCCGTGAAGACCCGGACATCATCCTCGTCGGTGAGTTGCGCGACCTTGAAACGATCGAAGCGGCTTTGACTCTGGCAGAAACCGGTCACCTCGTGTTCGGCACGCTTCACACGCGAAACGCTCCCGCGAGCGTTGACCGTATCGTCGACGTTTTCCCGTCTGACCAGCAAGATCAGATTCGCGTCCTTCTTGGTAACACCTTGGAGGGTATCGTCGCCCAACAGCTTCTGCCGAAGCTCGGCGGTGGTCGTATCGCGGCCATCGAGGTCATGCTCGGTTCGCCCGCTATCAAGAACCTCATCCGCGAAGGAAAGACGCACCAGATGTACTCGATCATCGAAATGTCGGGCGCGTCCGGTATGCAGACGATGGACCGATCGCTAGCCGATCACTACCGCGCTGGCATCGTAACGTTCGAAGAGTGCCTCATGCGAGCCATCGACAAGGACACCTTCGCACGACTCGCCAAGGGCGTCGCGGCTTAG
- a CDS encoding orotate phosphoribosyltransferase, whose protein sequence is MLALFCPNLRQNTSVTKVDLGRLLEESGAILRGHFILASGRHSEVYFEKFRVIERPDVLSALCSEIAEAYKDLEFDYVCGPTTGGIIIAFEVGRQMGKPAVYAETENGVKTLRRGKTIPTGSRVLIVDDVLTTGKSLFETRDAIVRAGGTPVAYAVLVNRAQVRIDAEPLFSAYTVEAVSYAEDEIPEWLNQIPPVKPGTSVFK, encoded by the coding sequence ATGCTTGCGCTATTCTGCCCGAATCTCCGCCAAAATACTAGTGTGACTAAAGTTGATCTTGGTCGGCTCCTGGAGGAGTCGGGAGCCATTCTGAGGGGGCATTTCATCCTGGCGAGCGGACGCCACAGCGAGGTTTATTTCGAGAAATTTCGGGTGATCGAGAGACCAGATGTGCTGAGCGCGCTCTGCTCCGAGATCGCCGAAGCCTACAAGGATTTGGAGTTCGACTACGTCTGCGGGCCCACGACGGGCGGCATCATCATCGCGTTCGAGGTCGGGCGTCAGATGGGCAAGCCTGCGGTCTACGCGGAAACGGAGAATGGGGTGAAAACCCTGCGTCGAGGAAAGACTATTCCGACTGGATCTCGAGTCCTGATTGTGGACGATGTGCTAACAACTGGCAAGAGTTTGTTCGAAACTCGCGACGCCATCGTCCGAGCAGGAGGGACTCCGGTGGCCTACGCTGTCCTGGTCAACCGGGCACAGGTGCGCATCGATGCCGAGCCGCTGTTCAGCGCCTATACGGTGGAAGCAGTCAGCTATGCCGAGGATGAAATACCCGAATGGCTCAACCAGATTCCTCCGGTTAAGCCTGGTACGAGCGTCTTTAAGTAG
- a CDS encoding tetratricopeptide repeat protein, which produces MSEEQRSLIQRATDLVNSGKFSEALELSRSVLVTDPNSADAKLIEAISLSQLGNVSDATEAFSVAAALAPTDTRVRYNAAVHALNAKQFDLARSYAQEVLSMDPSHSGAQNVLSQLPAAPDFSTPTAAYPREPMEGFQPAYEGIAFLRNKAPQWTAIGWGISALTFVFFIYFWATLFPHINELMKAAQENNPDATRDFAMKVSNPVLSFGPYILVFANIIYMIMDIIHRKGSFLWLIGHIPCSCCGMFLGGNFLTLPLYMALGRK; this is translated from the coding sequence ATGAGCGAAGAACAGCGATCCCTGATTCAACGAGCGACGGATTTGGTCAACTCAGGGAAATTTTCTGAAGCCCTCGAACTCTCCCGGTCCGTTTTGGTCACCGACCCGAATAGCGCCGATGCGAAACTCATCGAGGCGATCTCGCTTTCTCAACTTGGAAACGTAAGCGACGCCACCGAGGCGTTTTCGGTCGCGGCGGCTCTGGCCCCAACGGATACGCGCGTTCGGTACAACGCGGCGGTGCATGCGTTGAACGCGAAGCAGTTCGATCTTGCGCGATCGTATGCCCAAGAAGTTTTGAGCATGGACCCGTCGCACAGCGGGGCTCAGAACGTTTTGAGCCAGCTTCCGGCAGCACCGGATTTCAGCACGCCAACGGCGGCGTACCCGCGCGAGCCCATGGAAGGCTTCCAGCCTGCGTACGAAGGAATCGCGTTTTTGCGCAACAAGGCTCCGCAGTGGACGGCGATTGGTTGGGGAATCAGCGCGTTGACATTCGTCTTCTTCATTTATTTTTGGGCGACACTGTTCCCGCACATCAACGAGTTGATGAAGGCGGCGCAGGAAAACAACCCGGATGCGACGCGCGATTTTGCGATGAAGGTTTCCAACCCGGTTCTGAGCTTTGGACCCTACATTCTGGTATTTGCCAACATCATCTACATGATCATGGACATCATCCACCGGAAGGGAAGCTTCCTATGGCTGATCGGCCATATTCCGTGTAGCTGTTGTGGAATGTTCTTGGGCGGAAACTTCCTCACCCTGCCGCTCTACATGGCGCTAGGACGAAAATAG
- a CDS encoding type II secretion system protein GspE gives MVLTGEHFLQEGLISEDQLSQAITKQRELDNKESLAKILVQLGFITERDRVRCLGKVWGVPFADVSDVIPRPEALELLSIKNARKFKALPIERHGNRILVAMANPLDIFAIDEIRLTTGLDVEPMIGIEEDIVNALQQYYRSEGEVIAGVIRDFDGSELSIQAPAEEEEEQEADDAPIIRLANLIISQGVIDKASDIHIEPQKDGLRVRYRIDGVLMEGMNLPKKVSAALASRFKIIANMDIAEKRVPQDNRISMNVSGKEFDFRVSTLPCVYGEKIVMRVLDKGSIKVGLNRLGLLENNLMLLEDMCSKTYGIILVTGPTGSGKSTTLYSVLNHINTGDNNIITIEDPVEYELSGINQCGVNVRAGMTFAAGLRAMLRQDPDVIMVGEMRDSETATIAMEAALTGHLVLSTLHTNDAPSAPTRLMDMGVESFLISSSIIGILAQRLIRVTCNSCKESYQVKKQDVLRFGFELPHHLMNDGSDSITLYRGIGCDKCKRTGYKGRTGIHELMIVTDEIRDLILKEEAAHVLRSTAQKNGMQSLQDDALAKVLLGVTTIDEVVRVIYA, from the coding sequence ATGGTTCTGACAGGAGAACATTTTCTTCAAGAAGGGTTGATCTCAGAAGATCAGCTTAGTCAGGCCATCACAAAGCAGCGCGAACTTGACAACAAGGAGTCGCTCGCAAAGATTCTGGTCCAACTCGGATTCATCACCGAGCGCGACCGCGTCCGGTGTCTGGGCAAGGTATGGGGTGTCCCGTTCGCCGACGTTAGCGATGTGATTCCACGGCCCGAGGCCCTTGAACTGCTCAGCATCAAGAATGCCCGCAAATTCAAAGCCCTGCCGATCGAGCGACACGGCAACCGAATTCTGGTCGCCATGGCCAATCCGCTCGACATCTTCGCGATCGACGAGATTCGTCTGACGACCGGCCTCGACGTCGAACCGATGATCGGCATCGAAGAAGACATCGTCAACGCGCTTCAGCAGTACTACCGAAGCGAAGGCGAAGTCATCGCCGGCGTTATTCGCGACTTCGATGGTAGCGAGCTCAGCATTCAGGCTCCTGCCGAAGAGGAGGAGGAGCAGGAAGCCGACGACGCGCCGATCATCCGACTTGCCAACCTGATCATCAGCCAAGGCGTTATCGACAAAGCGTCGGACATCCACATCGAGCCACAGAAAGACGGCCTCCGCGTCCGATACCGCATCGACGGCGTGCTGATGGAAGGCATGAACCTACCCAAAAAGGTCAGCGCCGCACTCGCCAGTCGCTTTAAGATCATCGCCAACATGGACATCGCCGAGAAGCGCGTCCCCCAGGACAACCGAATCTCGATGAACGTCTCCGGTAAGGAGTTCGACTTCCGCGTTAGCACCCTACCGTGCGTCTATGGCGAAAAGATCGTCATGCGCGTCCTCGATAAAGGCAGTATCAAAGTCGGTCTCAACCGGCTTGGCCTTCTCGAAAACAACCTGATGCTCTTGGAGGATATGTGTTCCAAAACCTACGGCATTATCCTCGTCACCGGTCCCACTGGCTCGGGTAAGTCGACGACGCTGTACTCCGTCCTCAATCACATCAACACCGGCGACAACAACATTATCACGATTGAGGACCCGGTCGAATACGAGCTTTCCGGCATCAACCAGTGCGGCGTCAACGTCCGCGCGGGCATGACATTTGCCGCTGGCCTTCGTGCCATGCTCCGCCAAGACCCGGACGTGATCATGGTTGGTGAAATGCGCGACAGCGAAACCGCCACCATCGCGATGGAAGCCGCTCTGACCGGACACTTGGTTCTGTCCACGCTTCACACCAACGACGCGCCATCCGCCCCAACCCGACTGATGGACATGGGCGTCGAGTCGTTCCTCATCTCATCTTCGATCATTGGTATTCTCGCCCAGCGACTGATCCGCGTCACCTGCAACAGCTGTAAAGAGTCCTACCAAGTCAAAAAGCAGGACGTTTTGCGGTTCGGCTTCGAGCTTCCGCACCACCTGATGAACGACGGTTCCGACTCGATCACCCTCTACCGTGGCATCGGTTGCGATAAGTGCAAGCGAACCGGCTATAAGGGTCGAACCGGTATTCACGAGCTCATGATCGTGACCGACGAAATTCGCGACCTCATCCTGAAGGAAGAAGCCGCACACGTGCTGCGCAGCACCGCCCAAAAGAACGGAATGCAGAGCCTTCAGGACGACGCGCTGGCCAAGGTGCTCCTTGGCGTCACCACTATCGACGAAGTCGTCCGCGTCATTTACGCATAA